A genome region from Bradyrhizobium sp. WSM1417 includes the following:
- a CDS encoding ABC transporter ATP-binding protein: MITPTAVALEDAKVAFQLGDGRVYTAVEKAHLTVAQGEFVAIVGPTGCGKSTLLNVAAGLLKPAAGSVRIFDQPLAGLNRDAGYLFQADALFPWKTALDNVAIGLEVSGTSRSEALPRAQTWLTSVGLGAFANRYPHMLSGGQRKRVALAQVLIRDPKILLMDEPFGPLDAQTRQVMGNLLLDLWNADRKAVLFVTHDLEEAIALADRVVIMSAGPSSRIIGDWRVSLPRPRDIFEVRLDKEFHALHREIWSVLKDEVMKGYAQSTQAAEAV, from the coding sequence ATGATAACGCCTACGGCAGTGGCGCTGGAAGATGCCAAGGTCGCGTTCCAGCTGGGGGACGGGCGGGTCTATACGGCGGTGGAGAAGGCGCATCTGACGGTAGCGCAGGGCGAGTTCGTCGCCATCGTCGGCCCGACCGGCTGCGGGAAATCGACGCTGCTCAACGTCGCGGCCGGGCTGCTGAAGCCGGCTGCCGGGAGCGTTAGGATATTCGACCAGCCGCTCGCCGGGCTGAATCGGGATGCCGGCTATCTGTTCCAGGCCGATGCGCTGTTCCCCTGGAAGACCGCGCTCGACAATGTCGCGATCGGGCTCGAAGTCAGCGGCACGTCGCGCAGCGAGGCGCTGCCGCGGGCGCAGACATGGCTGACCTCGGTCGGCCTGGGCGCCTTCGCCAACCGCTATCCACACATGCTCTCGGGCGGCCAGCGCAAGCGCGTGGCGCTGGCGCAGGTGCTGATCCGCGATCCGAAGATCCTGCTCATGGACGAGCCGTTCGGGCCGCTGGATGCACAGACCCGGCAGGTGATGGGCAACCTGCTGCTCGACCTCTGGAACGCCGACCGCAAGGCCGTGCTGTTCGTCACCCATGATCTGGAAGAGGCGATCGCGCTCGCCGATCGCGTCGTGATCATGTCGGCGGGGCCGTCCTCCCGCATCATCGGCGACTGGCGCGTGAGCCTGCCACGCCCGCGCGACATTTTCGAAGTGCGGCTGGACAAGGAGTTTCATGCGCTTCATCGCGAGATCTGGAGCGTGCTCAAGGACGAGGTCATGAAGGGCTACGCGCAGTCCACGCAAGCGGCGGAGGCCGTGTGA
- a CDS encoding ABC transporter ATP-binding protein has translation MLEVSGLVKRFGGFTAVNNVSFKVGQGEILGLIGPNGSGKSTIFNMLSGTLAPTSGSILFDGSEIAGLPPHRIINSGIGRTFQIPRPFRRLTIFENVALAGFYGQGRHSRARAEEAAERSLAMVGLPTDRHASVDGLGAAGLKKLELAKALATAPKLLLADESLGGLDEAEMGQAADMLRNIRDELGITIIWVEHIMGVLMRVVDRVMVLDHGEKISEGLPSAVAGDPRVIEVYLGTDAETTQAAAAAARRRAGVQ, from the coding sequence GTGCTGGAAGTCAGCGGGCTGGTGAAGCGGTTTGGTGGCTTCACCGCCGTCAACAATGTGTCGTTCAAGGTCGGCCAGGGCGAGATCCTCGGCCTGATCGGCCCCAACGGCTCGGGCAAGAGCACGATCTTCAATATGCTCTCGGGCACGCTGGCGCCGACGTCCGGTTCGATCCTGTTCGACGGCTCCGAGATCGCAGGCCTTCCGCCGCACCGGATCATCAACAGCGGCATCGGCCGCACCTTCCAGATCCCGCGGCCATTCCGCCGCCTGACGATCTTCGAGAACGTCGCGCTCGCCGGATTCTACGGCCAGGGCCGCCATAGCCGTGCCAGGGCCGAGGAGGCGGCCGAGCGATCGCTGGCGATGGTCGGCCTGCCGACCGATCGCCATGCCAGCGTCGACGGCCTCGGCGCAGCCGGCCTGAAAAAGCTCGAACTGGCGAAAGCGCTCGCCACCGCCCCGAAACTCCTGCTGGCCGACGAGAGCCTCGGCGGTCTCGACGAGGCCGAGATGGGGCAGGCGGCCGACATGCTGCGCAACATCCGCGACGAGCTCGGCATTACCATCATCTGGGTCGAGCACATCATGGGCGTGCTGATGCGCGTCGTCGATCGCGTCATGGTGCTCGATCACGGCGAGAAGATCTCGGAAGGCTTACCGAGTGCCGTTGCCGGCGATCCCCGTGTCATCGAGGTCTATCTCGGCACCGATGCCGAGACCACGCAGGCCGCGGCCGCCGCCGCGCGCCGCCGCGCGGGGGTGCAGTGA
- a CDS encoding ABC transporter permease, whose protein sequence is MSRVTLLSLQVLVAVVCLALWQLLSTVPVFGKILLPPFFFSNPVDVFAQIVKWFSSGVIWKHLGITLTESILAFVIGSAGGVLIGFWFARQPLVAAVFDPYVKMVNALPRVVLAPIFALWLGLGIWSKVALGVTLVFFIVFFNVYQGVKEVSRTVLDNGRMLGMSERQLMQHVYWPSALSWMFSSLHTSVGFAVVGAVVGEYLGSAAGLGYLIQQAEGIFDVAGVFAGMFVLSAFVILIDFGVTLVERRLLVWRPTVDGRG, encoded by the coding sequence ATGTCGCGCGTGACGCTGCTCTCGCTGCAAGTGCTGGTCGCGGTGGTCTGCCTCGCGCTGTGGCAATTGCTATCGACCGTGCCCGTGTTCGGCAAGATCCTGCTGCCGCCGTTCTTCTTCTCCAACCCAGTCGATGTCTTCGCCCAGATCGTCAAATGGTTCTCGTCCGGTGTGATCTGGAAGCATCTCGGCATCACGCTGACGGAATCGATCCTGGCCTTCGTGATCGGATCGGCGGGCGGCGTGCTGATCGGCTTCTGGTTCGCGCGCCAGCCGCTGGTCGCCGCGGTGTTCGATCCCTACGTCAAGATGGTCAACGCACTGCCGCGTGTGGTGCTGGCGCCGATCTTCGCGCTGTGGCTTGGGCTCGGCATCTGGTCCAAGGTCGCGCTCGGCGTGACGCTGGTGTTCTTCATCGTGTTCTTCAACGTCTATCAAGGCGTCAAGGAGGTCAGCCGCACCGTGCTCGATAACGGTCGCATGCTCGGCATGAGCGAGCGGCAGCTGATGCAGCACGTCTATTGGCCCTCGGCACTGTCGTGGATGTTCTCCTCGCTGCACACGTCGGTCGGTTTTGCCGTGGTCGGTGCGGTCGTCGGCGAATATTTGGGATCGGCGGCGGGGCTCGGCTATCTCATTCAGCAGGCTGAAGGCATATTCGACGTCGCCGGCGTGTTCGCCGGCATGTTCGTGCTGTCGGCCTTCGTCATTCTGATCGATTTTGGTGTGACGCTGGTCGAGCGGAGACTGCTGGTCTGGCGCCCGACCGTGGACGGGCGCGGCTAG
- a CDS encoding branched-chain amino acid ABC transporter permease, translated as MMGRGRLAAWGIGLAALVALPFVYRDPYHLHILVLILIWSFAYTSWSMMGRFGLVSLGHGGFMGIGAYVTALVWNHLGWSPWIGIPIGMVAAGALALIVGYPCFRFRITGHYFVLVTLALSGIVLQVITATRDYTGGSLGYTPNRAAGNKLWSLQFDDKITWYLIALGVWLFGIVVWHWVDRSMARYALEAISEDEDAAAAAGVDVTAEKLKITLLSALMTALAGAIYCQYQMFITPDTVSGIAVSLQMVFAAIVGGLFVSLGPTFGAVITIMLAETLRIGFGTKAVGWDNLVYGVLLVLFIIFLPKGILGSLLDRLKPQRKVPRAHEQEVVQIARPGT; from the coding sequence ATGATGGGGCGGGGACGGCTTGCGGCCTGGGGGATCGGACTGGCCGCGCTGGTCGCGCTGCCTTTCGTCTATCGCGATCCCTATCATCTGCACATCCTGGTGCTGATCCTGATCTGGTCGTTCGCCTATACGTCCTGGTCGATGATGGGGCGGTTCGGCCTGGTCTCGCTCGGCCACGGCGGTTTCATGGGCATAGGCGCCTATGTCACCGCGCTAGTCTGGAATCACCTGGGATGGTCGCCCTGGATCGGCATTCCCATCGGCATGGTCGCGGCCGGTGCGCTGGCGCTGATCGTCGGCTATCCCTGTTTTCGCTTCCGCATCACCGGGCATTATTTCGTGCTGGTGACGCTCGCGCTCTCCGGCATCGTGCTTCAGGTCATCACGGCGACGCGCGACTATACCGGCGGCTCGCTCGGCTACACGCCGAACCGGGCCGCGGGCAACAAGCTCTGGTCGCTGCAATTCGACGACAAGATCACCTGGTACCTGATCGCGCTCGGGGTCTGGCTGTTCGGCATCGTGGTCTGGCACTGGGTCGATCGCAGCATGGCGCGCTATGCGCTGGAGGCGATCTCGGAGGACGAGGACGCCGCGGCCGCCGCCGGTGTCGACGTCACCGCGGAGAAGCTGAAGATCACGCTGCTCAGCGCGCTGATGACGGCCTTGGCCGGCGCGATCTATTGCCAGTACCAGATGTTCATCACGCCGGACACCGTCAGCGGCATCGCGGTGTCGCTCCAGATGGTGTTCGCGGCCATCGTCGGCGGCCTGTTCGTCTCGCTCGGCCCGACATTCGGCGCCGTCATCACGATTATGCTGGCCGAGACCCTGCGCATCGGCTTTGGCACCAAGGCGGTCGGCTGGGACAATCTCGTCTACGGCGTGCTGCTCGTGCTTTTCATCATATTCCTTCCGAAGGGCATCCTTGGTAGCTTGCTCGACCGATTGAAGCCGCAACGCAAGGTGCCCCGTGCTCATGAGCAAGAAGTCGTCCAAATCGCTCGCCCAGGAACTTGA
- a CDS encoding ABC transporter substrate-binding protein translates to MKNTIARLAGALIALTLTTGLAAAQSKVTIAIGGGSCLCYLPTVLAKQLGEYDKAGLSVELVDLKGGSDALKAVLGGSADVVSGYFDHCVNLAAKKQELQAFVVYDRYPGLVLVVSPSHTNEIKSIKDLAGKKVGVSAPGSSTDFFLKYMLKKNGVDPTSTAVIGVGLGATAVAAMEQGQIDAAVMLDPSVTVLQGSHKDLRILSDTRTQKDTLETFGGEYPGGALYSTAAWVAGHEKETQALTNAILGTLAWIHSHSPEEIMAKMPEETVGKNKDLYLAALKNTIPMYSETGKMDPKGADAVLAVFSVGSPDVANAKIDVSKTFTNKYVEQAKKTTGSAK, encoded by the coding sequence ATGAAGAACACGATAGCCAGGCTCGCGGGCGCGTTGATCGCGCTGACGCTCACCACCGGTCTTGCCGCGGCGCAAAGCAAGGTCACCATCGCGATCGGCGGCGGCTCCTGCCTGTGCTATTTGCCGACGGTGCTGGCAAAGCAGCTCGGCGAATACGACAAGGCCGGCCTCAGTGTCGAGCTCGTGGACCTCAAGGGCGGCTCGGATGCGCTCAAGGCCGTGCTCGGCGGCAGCGCCGACGTGGTCTCCGGCTATTTCGACCATTGCGTCAACCTGGCCGCTAAGAAACAGGAGCTTCAGGCGTTCGTCGTCTATGACCGCTATCCCGGCCTCGTGCTGGTGGTTTCGCCGTCGCACACCAACGAGATCAAGTCGATCAAGGACCTCGCCGGCAAGAAGGTCGGCGTCAGCGCGCCCGGCTCCTCCACGGACTTCTTCCTGAAGTATATGCTGAAGAAGAACGGCGTCGATCCCACCAGCACCGCCGTGATCGGCGTCGGCCTCGGGGCCACTGCGGTTGCCGCCATGGAGCAGGGCCAGATCGACGCGGCCGTGATGCTCGACCCGTCGGTGACCGTGCTCCAAGGCAGCCACAAGGATCTGCGCATCCTCTCGGACACCCGCACGCAAAAGGATACGCTCGAGACGTTCGGGGGCGAATATCCGGGCGGCGCGCTGTACTCGACCGCGGCTTGGGTGGCCGGCCACGAGAAGGAGACGCAGGCGCTGACCAATGCGATCCTGGGCACGCTCGCCTGGATCCACTCGCACTCGCCCGAGGAGATCATGGCAAAGATGCCGGAGGAGACGGTCGGCAAGAACAAGGACCTCTATCTCGCGGCGCTGAAGAACACGATCCCGATGTACTCCGAAACCGGCAAGATGGACCCGAAGGGCGCCGACGCAGTGCTCGCGGTGTTCAGCGTCGGCTCACCCGATGTGGCGAACGCCAAGATCGACGTCAGCAAGACCTTCACCAACAAATATGTCGAGCAGGCCAAGAAGACCACGGGGAGCGCCAAATAA
- a CDS encoding cupin domain-containing protein, which produces MNRLAIGLSIATAFAAGCGATHLLRPALAAENIMPQIIHTGEMEGDALGNANAVGYRSKMFASADGATISIQVGNVPKHMHPNTNEIQYILEGTGTIWFGDKEVTVKPGDLVIIPKGTPHGGTKPISGQVKAIAIKTPPQAPDDTKLLD; this is translated from the coding sequence ATGAATCGCCTTGCAATCGGACTGTCGATCGCCACCGCTTTTGCTGCCGGATGCGGCGCAACCCACCTGCTGCGGCCGGCGCTGGCCGCGGAGAACATCATGCCGCAGATCATCCACACCGGCGAGATGGAGGGCGACGCGCTCGGAAACGCCAACGCCGTCGGCTACCGTTCCAAGATGTTCGCAAGCGCCGATGGTGCCACCATCTCGATCCAGGTCGGCAACGTGCCCAAGCACATGCATCCCAACACCAACGAGATCCAGTACATTTTAGAGGGCACCGGCACGATCTGGTTCGGCGACAAGGAAGTCACGGTGAAGCCGGGCGATCTCGTCATCATCCCGAAGGGGACGCCGCACGGCGGCACCAAGCCGATCAGCGGACAGGTCAAGGCGATCGCGATCAAGACGCCGCCGCAGGCGCCCGACGACACCAAGCTGCTGGATTGA
- a CDS encoding NUDIX hydrolase → MTSPIIHRVTTLDLAVRPVVWPFAEERRDEIAVHFAEKQRERPKIWNGRVLLGRDATFADGHLSATYFETDFASFLAWRDWGFPDKAVFNGFGMGALRASDGAFVMGEMAQHTANAGRIYFPSGTPDLDDVRGDTLDIPGSVIRELEEETGLTAADYRVEPDWHCVVTGPTIAMLQIVNLDMPGDVARARIEANLAREAEPELSSIHLVRGMSDLTPSMPRFVTAFVEQQFASR, encoded by the coding sequence ATGACGTCACCAATCATTCATCGCGTCACGACGCTTGATCTTGCCGTGCGGCCGGTCGTCTGGCCATTCGCGGAGGAGCGGCGTGACGAGATCGCGGTGCATTTCGCCGAGAAGCAGCGCGAGCGGCCAAAGATCTGGAACGGTCGCGTCCTGCTCGGGCGTGATGCAACGTTCGCCGACGGGCATCTTTCTGCGACCTATTTCGAGACCGATTTCGCGAGCTTCCTCGCCTGGCGCGACTGGGGTTTTCCCGACAAGGCCGTGTTCAACGGTTTTGGCATGGGCGCGTTGCGCGCCTCCGACGGCGCCTTCGTCATGGGCGAGATGGCGCAGCACACCGCCAATGCTGGCCGGATCTATTTCCCGTCGGGCACGCCCGATCTCGACGACGTCAGGGGCGACACGCTGGACATTCCCGGCAGCGTGATCCGCGAACTCGAGGAAGAGACCGGCCTGACCGCGGCGGACTATCGGGTCGAGCCGGACTGGCATTGCGTCGTCACCGGCCCAACGATTGCGATGTTGCAAATTGTCAACCTGGACATGCCGGGTGATGTGGCCCGTGCGCGGATCGAAGCCAATCTGGCGCGCGAGGCCGAGCCGGAGCTCTCGTCCATCCATCTCGTGCGCGGGATGAGCGATCTCACGCCGTCCATGCCGCGATTTGTCACGGCCTTCGTCGAGCAGCAGTTCGCGTCGCGCTGA
- a CDS encoding ABC transporter ATP-binding protein, whose protein sequence is MPSRPMIGYAHVTKSFGALKAVDDVSLDIAEGEFVAVVGGSGSGKTTLLRLANRLIEADGGTITVEGDDVQSIDPVALRRRIGYVFQSGGLFPHLSVADNIGITPKLLGVPAADIATRVDELLELVQLDRAAHRERLPDALSGGQRQRVGVARALAASPRIVLMDEPFGALDPLTRDALGEDFRELHRKLGLTTVMITHDMTEAILLADRIAVMRSGKMLSQGTPVELSKSSDAYVLELLRTPRRQVERLNALLPQSGAA, encoded by the coding sequence ATGCCATCCAGGCCGATGATTGGCTATGCCCACGTCACCAAGAGCTTCGGCGCGCTCAAGGCCGTGGACGATGTGTCACTCGACATCGCCGAAGGCGAGTTTGTGGCCGTCGTCGGCGGCTCGGGTTCGGGCAAGACGACGCTGCTGCGGCTCGCCAACCGTCTGATCGAGGCGGATGGCGGCACGATCACAGTCGAGGGCGACGACGTGCAATCGATTGATCCGGTCGCGCTGCGGCGCCGCATCGGCTACGTCTTCCAGAGCGGCGGGCTGTTCCCGCATCTGAGCGTCGCCGACAATATCGGGATCACGCCAAAACTGCTCGGCGTCCCGGCGGCGGATATCGCAACGCGGGTCGACGAGTTGCTCGAGCTCGTGCAGCTCGACCGCGCCGCCCATCGCGAGCGGTTGCCGGATGCGCTCTCGGGCGGCCAGCGCCAGCGTGTCGGCGTGGCGCGCGCGCTTGCGGCAAGCCCCCGCATCGTGCTGATGGACGAGCCCTTCGGCGCGCTCGATCCCCTCACCCGCGATGCGCTCGGCGAGGATTTTCGCGAGCTGCACCGCAAGCTCGGCCTGACCACCGTGATGATCACCCACGACATGACGGAAGCGATCCTGCTCGCGGACCGCATCGCGGTGATGCGCAGCGGGAAGATGCTCTCGCAGGGCACGCCAGTGGAGCTCTCGAAAAGCAGCGACGCCTACGTGCTGGAGCTGTTGCGGACGCCACGACGCCAGGTCGAGCGATTGAACGCGTTGCTGCCACAGAGCGGGGCGGCATGA
- a CDS encoding branched-chain amino acid ABC transporter permease produces MQAFLDIFDIYLLEAVINGILLGGVLALLALGLNLIFGVIDVTWICYAELVMIGMYAMYFLVQYYGISYFLAAPLTILLVALLGAALHYLVIAPLLTAPPINQLLATGGVLFVLQSFATVAFGIDFRNLGIRLPVLAFGDMNFSYARLLSFLAALVGMVAVYLFMTRTFTGTAIRAISQDRQIMALMGVDTKRIYLITSAIGGGLAGLAACLLVLQYDVHPFVGLSFGPITFLICVLGGLGNFIGGFIAAFVFAEIISLGGLFSDLEWGYVLAFAFFIVMMFIRPAGLLARRR; encoded by the coding sequence ATGCAAGCATTTTTGGACATTTTCGATATCTACCTGCTGGAGGCCGTGATCAACGGCATCCTGCTCGGCGGCGTGCTGGCGCTGCTCGCGCTCGGGCTCAATTTGATCTTCGGCGTCATCGACGTGACCTGGATCTGCTATGCCGAGCTGGTGATGATCGGCATGTACGCCATGTACTTCCTGGTGCAGTATTACGGCATCAGCTATTTCCTCGCCGCGCCGCTCACCATCCTGCTGGTCGCGCTGCTCGGCGCGGCGCTGCACTACCTCGTGATAGCTCCGCTGCTCACCGCGCCGCCGATCAACCAGTTGCTGGCGACCGGCGGGGTGCTGTTCGTGCTGCAGAGCTTTGCCACCGTCGCCTTCGGCATCGACTTCCGCAACCTCGGCATCCGCCTGCCGGTGCTCGCCTTCGGCGACATGAATTTCAGCTACGCACGACTTCTGTCTTTCCTGGCTGCGCTGGTCGGCATGGTCGCGGTCTATCTGTTCATGACGCGGACCTTCACCGGCACCGCGATCCGGGCGATCTCGCAGGACCGGCAGATCATGGCGCTGATGGGCGTCGACACGAAGAGGATCTATCTCATCACCTCCGCGATCGGCGGCGGGCTGGCCGGGCTCGCAGCGTGCCTCCTTGTGCTGCAATATGACGTGCATCCCTTCGTCGGTCTGTCGTTCGGGCCGATCACTTTCCTGATCTGCGTGCTCGGGGGCTTGGGCAATTTCATCGGCGGCTTCATCGCGGCCTTCGTGTTCGCCGAGATCATCTCGCTCGGCGGCCTGTTCTCCGATCTCGAATGGGGCTATGTGCTCGCCTTCGCGTTCTTCATCGTCATGATGTTCATCCGGCCCGCGGGCCTGCTCGCGAGGCGCCGATGA
- a CDS encoding polyphosphate kinase 2 family protein yields MSKKSSKSLAQELDRYITPFRYDGSGKFHLKDHKTNEKGDLDKEKAQEILDANMKRLISFQEKLYAQDRWSVLIVFQAMDAGGKDSAIKAIFEGINPQGCEVSAFKAPSSKELDHDFLWRHVVALPERGHIGIFNRSHYEECLVTRVHPEILGKEKLPPKLVTKSIWKERFEDISAWERYLCRNGTVVLKFFLNLSKDEQRERFLDRLEDPSKQWKFSMDDIKERALWPRYQAVYQDIVRHTATPHAPWYVVPADHKWFARVVIGSAIVAALEKLDLRFPRADKASLGEFDEVRKALEKEEKAGKKQKTRKQPHAQ; encoded by the coding sequence ATGAGCAAGAAGTCGTCCAAATCGCTCGCCCAGGAACTTGATCGCTACATCACGCCGTTCCGCTACGATGGCTCGGGCAAGTTTCATCTCAAGGACCACAAGACCAACGAGAAGGGCGACCTCGATAAGGAGAAGGCCCAGGAGATTCTCGATGCCAACATGAAGCGGCTGATTTCCTTTCAGGAGAAGCTCTACGCCCAGGACCGCTGGTCGGTGCTGATCGTGTTCCAGGCGATGGACGCCGGCGGCAAGGATTCTGCGATCAAGGCGATCTTCGAGGGCATCAATCCGCAGGGCTGCGAAGTCAGTGCCTTCAAGGCGCCGAGCAGCAAGGAGCTCGACCACGATTTCCTCTGGCGCCATGTGGTCGCGCTGCCGGAGCGGGGCCATATCGGCATCTTCAACCGCTCCCACTATGAGGAATGCCTGGTGACGCGCGTGCACCCGGAGATCCTCGGCAAGGAGAAGCTGCCGCCGAAGCTCGTCACCAAGAGCATCTGGAAGGAGCGATTCGAGGACATCTCTGCGTGGGAGCGCTATCTCTGTCGCAACGGCACCGTGGTGCTGAAATTCTTCCTCAATCTGTCCAAGGACGAGCAGCGCGAGCGCTTCCTCGACCGGCTGGAGGATCCGTCCAAGCAGTGGAAGTTCTCCATGGACGACATCAAGGAGCGCGCGCTGTGGCCGCGCTACCAGGCGGTCTATCAGGACATCGTCCGGCACACGGCAACGCCTCATGCGCCGTGGTATGTCGTGCCGGCCGACCACAAATGGTTCGCCCGCGTCGTGATCGGGTCGGCCATCGTCGCGGCGCTCGAAAAACTCGATCTGCGATTTCCCCGCGCCGACAAGGCCTCGCTGGGCGAGTTCGACGAGGTGCGCAAGGCGCTGGAGAAGGAGGAGAAGGCGGGCAAGAAACAAAAAACGCGAAAACAACCCCATG
- a CDS encoding ABC transporter substrate-binding protein, with protein MRVRMAARLVRGLLVAISATGLALSAQAQDQGKDKKIKIGVVFDLTGPLAGGGSELGYIGAKIVLDHFAKTGVEGYKIEAVYADAQSKPDIAINESVRLLEQEKVDMVLGFFSSAQCVPVAARVEQLKKFMWMTTCISSAVFNEKGYKYVFRPQASGDQFGMMTMDFIAQNAKAKFDKEPKDLRVAIIHEDGAYGVDVSRGNEAGAKKAGFNVVMKEGYSATAPDLSALVTKLKRAKPDVIFHTGYNPDITLLLRQAREQGLKFGALMGHGAGYGVYEKLKEGMGADATYIFNTDPISIWLANQKTMDPKLPPVIKMVGEEFDKIRPGVAIRSAHVGIGASNTYVFMNDVLPRAIKKYGGVDPDALRKAALDTDIPEGGTMLGFGVKFYGEGTPMAGQNERSFPVVIQYIDDKSSVVWPKSQAQREAVLPLPKGTTYSNQ; from the coding sequence ATGCGCGTGCGCATGGCTGCCCGTTTGGTACGTGGGCTGTTGGTCGCGATATCGGCGACGGGCCTGGCGCTGTCCGCCCAGGCCCAGGATCAAGGCAAAGACAAGAAGATCAAGATCGGCGTCGTATTCGATCTGACCGGGCCTCTCGCCGGCGGCGGCTCTGAACTCGGTTATATCGGCGCAAAGATCGTCCTCGACCATTTCGCCAAGACCGGCGTCGAGGGTTACAAGATCGAAGCGGTCTACGCCGACGCGCAGAGCAAGCCCGACATCGCGATCAACGAATCCGTCCGCCTGCTCGAGCAGGAGAAGGTCGACATGGTGCTCGGCTTCTTCTCCTCGGCGCAATGCGTGCCGGTCGCCGCCCGCGTCGAGCAGCTCAAGAAATTCATGTGGATGACGACCTGCATCTCGTCGGCCGTGTTCAACGAGAAGGGCTACAAATACGTCTTCCGCCCGCAGGCGAGCGGCGACCAGTTCGGCATGATGACGATGGATTTCATCGCGCAGAACGCCAAGGCGAAGTTCGACAAGGAGCCGAAGGATCTGCGCGTCGCCATCATTCACGAAGACGGCGCCTATGGCGTCGACGTGTCCAGGGGCAACGAGGCCGGCGCGAAGAAGGCGGGCTTCAACGTCGTGATGAAGGAGGGCTATTCGGCCACCGCGCCTGACCTCTCCGCGCTGGTGACCAAGTTGAAGCGCGCCAAGCCCGACGTCATTTTCCACACCGGCTACAACCCCGATATCACGCTGTTGCTGCGTCAGGCGCGCGAGCAGGGGCTGAAATTCGGCGCGCTGATGGGGCATGGTGCGGGTTACGGGGTCTATGAAAAACTGAAGGAAGGCATGGGCGCCGATGCCACCTACATCTTCAACACCGACCCGATCTCGATCTGGCTTGCCAACCAGAAGACCATGGATCCTAAGCTTCCGCCTGTGATCAAGATGGTCGGCGAGGAGTTCGACAAGATCCGGCCCGGCGTCGCTATCCGCTCGGCGCATGTCGGCATCGGTGCGTCCAACACCTATGTGTTCATGAATGACGTGCTGCCGCGCGCGATCAAGAAGTATGGCGGGGTCGATCCGGATGCGCTGCGCAAGGCTGCGCTCGACACTGATATTCCCGAAGGAGGCACCATGCTCGGCTTCGGCGTCAAGTTTTACGGCGAGGGCACGCCGATGGCCGGGCAGAACGAGCGCTCGTTCCCGGTCGTGATCCAGTACATCGACGACAAGTCCTCCGTGGTGTGGCCCAAGAGCCAGGCGCAGCGCGAGGCCGTGCTGCCGTTGCCGAAGGGCACCACTTACAGCAACCAATAG
- a CDS encoding ABC transporter ATP-binding protein, whose amino-acid sequence MLELRGVNAGYGTFQALFDVDLDVKAGEAVGVIGPNGAGKTTLMRVISGLIRPSRGSIRMEAVDVVATPPHKIVSLGIAHVPENRRLFPQLSVDDNLKMGAFMQEARGHYAERLDVVFELFPRLKERRHQMAGTMSGGEQQMCAIGRALMSNPKLLLLDEPSAGLAPVVVQQVFELVKRIRASGLTVLIVEQNVQQVLKVVDRAYLIEAGTIRSSGTSAEMLASDTVKEAYLGV is encoded by the coding sequence ATGCTTGAGCTCCGCGGCGTCAATGCCGGCTATGGCACGTTCCAGGCACTGTTCGACGTCGATCTCGACGTGAAGGCGGGGGAGGCTGTCGGGGTCATCGGGCCCAACGGGGCCGGCAAGACCACCCTGATGCGCGTCATCTCCGGGCTGATCCGTCCCTCGCGTGGTTCGATCAGAATGGAAGCCGTCGACGTCGTGGCCACGCCGCCGCACAAGATCGTCAGCCTCGGGATCGCGCATGTGCCGGAGAACCGGCGGCTGTTTCCGCAGCTCTCGGTCGACGACAATCTCAAGATGGGCGCCTTCATGCAGGAGGCGCGCGGCCACTATGCCGAGCGGCTGGACGTGGTGTTCGAGCTGTTTCCGCGCCTGAAGGAGCGCCGCCACCAGATGGCCGGCACCATGTCCGGCGGCGAGCAGCAGATGTGCGCGATCGGCCGCGCGCTGATGTCGAATCCAAAGCTGCTGCTGCTCGACGAGCCGTCGGCGGGGCTCGCGCCGGTCGTGGTGCAGCAGGTGTTCGAGCTGGTGAAGCGGATCCGCGCCAGCGGGCTGACCGTGCTGATCGTCGAGCAGAATGTGCAGCAGGTGCTGAAAGTGGTCGATCGCGCCTATCTGATCGAGGCGGGCACGATCAGGTCCTCAGGTACCTCGGCCGAGATGCTGGCGAGCGACACGGTCAAGGAAGCGTATCTCGGGGTGTGA